From Antechinus flavipes isolate AdamAnt ecotype Samford, QLD, Australia chromosome 1, AdamAnt_v2, whole genome shotgun sequence:
TCGCAAGATCTGCACCAGAAGCTCCTGCATGTTCTGGAGGAGGCTCACCACCCCGGGGCCTGCAACAGCGTGCCAGGAGAGGTCAAGGCCTCCTGCTGCCGCCCCCACGGCCAGGCCCGAGCCCGGGAGAGGGAGGGGCGGGGGAGGACGCTTACCCTGCAGCCCTGACCCGTGCGTGGGCTCTTCCCCGGCTCCCTGAGGGACCAGATCCGGCCTGGCTGGGATCTCCGGAACCAAAGCTGGAGGCTCTTCTTGGGTAGGGGGAGGCAAAAAAACCATGCTAAGTCCTGCTGggccccacctcctcctcctcctccactgcCACGAGGAGCCTGTCCCCTTTACTCCCAACGCAGCCCTGCTCATCCAGCTCCAACACAGGGCTGGGCTCAGCTCTCTTGAAAATAGAGACGGGCGCGATGGGCAAAGCTAGCTGCCTATCAGGATGGGAAGGGCTCCAGAGAGctggagaagggggtggggaggaagggaggcagtGGGGGTACCGTGAGGGGAGAACGTGAGGGGGAACAACGCCAGTCAGCGATGCTCACCCTTTCCCCAGGCTAGCATTCTGCCAAAGGACaccccatccccccccccccccccccgcctctctcctccctcccccagcctctATCCCACACATTTAGCTCTCGCCTGCCAGGGGGTTTTCTTCCTCATGCTTTccatctcctctctttcctcaatATCTTTATTGCTCTAGAGACTCCACTTTGCTCCCCATCatgccccgcccccgccccgggCTGGAGCTGTGTCCTCCCTTACCCAGGATCGCTGTAGGAACACCCCAAATCACCCAAGAAAAAGGAAACTCGTCAGCCTTACCTGGGATCTGGGAGGGGGCAGGGCTGATCTGCTTCTCCTCAGGAGCTGCAGAAGGAGGGCAGAGGCACTCAGATTTACCTGCTGATCCCAACCTTGACGCCTTCCATGGATTTCCTAACTTAGTGTCCCCTATTTTGTTTCCCCACAAATGCTAATGTGAGGGAAAGACTAGGCAGTCGGTCCTGTAGCTTATAACCcacttgggggggtgggggaagaatcATGCAGAAGAGGGCATTTTTGATAAAATGTGTGTATTTTAATCCCTGAAAATCATGCTTGCTGAAGCACATGGGCATTAAGTCTGTGATAAGTTGCACGCCCTAGCCTAGGTGGAATGAGCTCCCTTTAAAGCTcaacttctcttcccttctccttttcctcctctgtgaaaccTTTTCTGGTCCCCACAGCTGGTAGTTGTCTTGTGCTCCTCAAATGATGTTGTCTTCTcccagaagaaaagaagaacCTTGGAGCAGAaaccttttcctttctgtctGGGAATTTCCAGCAACTGGCTGGGGCCAGGAACACAGCGGGCACTGAATCaggtgtctcagttttctctcccACCCAGTCCCCTCAACCGCTCTCGGCTTTCTCCCCAGAATACTCACGGGTGGATTCTTTCTTGGCGCAAGGTGCTGGTGCTGTTTCAAGGTTTGTATCAGAGCCTGGGTAGTTGGAGAAAGAACGTCAGCCTAAGACTAGGGCGCCCTACCAACTCCAGAAATCTCCGCATCATTCCCAAGACTGCATCGTAAGCTGTTTTGTGTCTTTGACTCTTCAATGAAAAGTCAGCGTCTGGTGTCCAATGCGAACTTAATGGATGATTGTGGACCAAATGTGGTCCCCTTCTCCATCCCCCGCCACCCCCTCACCCCCGGCTTACTCTGGGAGAGGCTCCCAGCTGGGCACGGTACTTCCCTAACTCTGGGGAGGGCAGGACCAGGAAGAAGCCAGGAGTGTGGGAGGAAGGCACTTGcaacctttctcctcttcccgcTAGCCCGGGGGTTCCATAAAGAAACCTTCCGTAGGAGGCCAAAAGGTGGCGCCTCTGGACTCAGGTGTGTCTCTCTCAGCCTGTCACCAGGGCCATCTCCTTACCTGGCAGGCGACGTTCTCCAAAAACTGGCCTTCCTGCAGCCTTCCAGAGTCTCTTCATGGTTCGGTAGTGAGGTGGAGGCTGGGAGGAGGGAGCTCCCGCCTGGCGGCTGGTCTCCCACTCGGAATAGAAGGCTTGCTTCAGTGCCTTCCACTTGGATCGGCACTGAGCCACACTTCTGCCGTAGCCCGATGCCCCCAGGCCTTGGGAGATGGATTGCCACAAGGCCTCATTAGGCCTGGAAGTGGAGGCCATGAGCAGCGTGACCTCCCCAGAGTCCTGGATCAGAGTCAGGAGGCAGCTGATCTCCTGTTGGGTCCAGGCCCGGCCCCTGGGCATCATTCAGGCTCCTCTCTCTACCCTGAGCACCAAGACCCCAGAAAAGGAGAGACTTGGGGGAGGGGACTGTCACAGATGGCCTATGGGACATAGATAAAAACAAACAGACTGAGGTAGGCTGGCTGGGACTAACGGAGCGTGGGAGGGGATTTGGGGTGCTAGAAAGGGGTCTGAGATGTGGTGTGCTCACTGGCTAATACGCCGGAGGGCTCGGGGATCTGGCAGCCGTCAGGCACAAGGCTGGTTTGTCCAACAGGGACGAGTGCTCCCTCTGGGGGGCCGGCAGGGGAGGTGAGGGAGGAGCCAGTGTGGTGCCCGGGGAGAGGCAGCCCCGTCCTGCTGGGGATTTCAGAAGGGGGAAAATTCAGACTACCTGCGGTGGGGACCTCCAGCAAGGGGGGCCTATAGGCCTGGAACAGTGGAGGATCGGGACTCAGTGTGTCTGGGACGGGAGCGCTAACCCTCCCAGAGATGTCCACCGAAGGGTAGGGCTCAGATACCAGGTCCTGCATGTGAATGGGGACCCTGGGATATCTGGAGCGGGGCACCCAGTTCGGTCCCTTCCAAGGGGAATCTCCAGACACTGTTGCGGATGGGGAGCACAGGGAAGGGCGGTGTTTGGGGCTAGGATTAGAAAGTGGGAGAAACTCAGGAGAGATGCAGGGTACCAACCTACCTGGGGCAGCAGCTTCTGGAGGGTTTATGtatgggggagtggggaggaagacAGCCAAGGATTGGGCAGGACTGGCGGAGGGACTGGGGAGGGGGTACATGTCAGCATTCTTGGGGGTGTGGAATGGACTATGAGTCGTTAAAGGAAGGGGGGCGGGTGAGGGTGTCCACGCGTCGGGGTATGGGCAGAGCTAACGTGGGGAGGGTCAGGGGGAGACGGGCGGGGAGATGGGTGCAGGGGGTGGGGGACTGTGGTATCAGCCTTCTCGAGACAAGCTGTGGAGTGTGGGGGGGGTGTCGGGTTCAGGGGCCAAGGAGAGGGGGGCAGGGGCAGGCCCGGGAACGTGCTGGCTATGTTTGAGGGGTAGCGCAGGAAAGCAGGAATGAGGGGGAGGGTCTGGAGGAGGGGTAAGCCTGGAGATGTTCACTGAGTGTGGGA
This genomic window contains:
- the LOC127540490 gene encoding uncharacterized protein LOC127540490 isoform X2, translating into MMPRGRAWTQQEISCLLTLIQDSGEVTLLMASTSRPNEALWQSISQGLGASGYGRSVAQCRSKWKALKQAFYSEWETSRQAGAPSSQPPPHYRTMKRLWKAAGRPVFGERRLPGSDTNLETAPAPCAKKESTPPEEKQISPAPSQIPEPPALVPEIPARPDLVPQGAGEEPTHGSGLQGPGVVSLLQNMQELLVQILRTSRQQQALLESLAQDTVSHLHLLSDGLGQMGQTLQALLMHSPSWQSPRSLLTPAPAPARPHPPALGLHAPHSPSIPVASASPCLKEETILPPPRFAPL
- the LOC127540490 gene encoding uncharacterized protein LOC127540490 isoform X1 codes for the protein MMPRGRAWTQQEISCLLTLIQDSGEVTLLMASTSRPNEALWQSISQGLGASGYGRSVAQCRSKWKALKQAFYSEWETSRQAGAPSSQPPPHYRTMKRLWKAAGRPVFGERRLPGSDTNLETAPAPCAKKESTPPEEKQISPAPSQIPEEPPALVPEIPARPDLVPQGAGEEPTHGSGLQGPGVVSLLQNMQELLVQILRTSRQQQALLESLAQDTVSHLHLLSDGLGQMGQTLQALLMHSPSWQSPRSLLTPAPAPARPHPPALGLHAPHSPSIPVASASPCLKEETILPPPRFAPL